In the Nymphalis io chromosome 2, ilAglIoxx1.1, whole genome shotgun sequence genome, one interval contains:
- the LOC126776051 gene encoding beta-galactoside alpha-2,6-sialyltransferase 2 isoform X2 translates to MKAAAMSVWIFINLLCFGMCGYLYLIWSQYWMSLEKQRLFSKSHVTPQKNGISGISYQENFSENMISNTVLNVSLLKVDSVRPSNNIVVKSRGSPRFPNLHKAILEFDSDKYVCNDLTTLECESKTAEFKELLLKEFHRVLMSDSKVFTSGLESQNPYDVKYDRGYVKQLSRGEILCALGQVAVRTVESEDEPFASLGYSIPKDPLQKHRMFNTCAIVTSAGALLGSRLGEFIDSHDMVLRFNNAPTDNYTEDVGSKTTFRILNSQVATKPEFKFLSNPMYKNISIIIWDPANYSSPLDEWYRHPDFPVFRVYKKLLEAQPGADVHLLYPQVLWDLWTVLQDSSPYRLRRNPPSSGFIGLWFAVHRCNRIRMFEYVPSVHATRRCHYHASGDDTGCTLGAWHPLAQEKALAHRMSDNADLDVFQRGFIDVPGIKAVHC, encoded by the exons ATGAAAGCAGCGGCGATGTCAGTCTGGATTTTTATCAATCTTCTTTGTTTTGGAATGTGTGGTTATTTATACTTGATATGGTCTCAATATTGGATGAGCTTAGAAAAACAAAGGCTATTTAGTAAATCTCATGTAACACCTCAGAAGAATGGCATATCAGGAATAAGTTATCAAGAGAATTTTTCAGAAAACATGATTTCAAACACAGTGTTAAATGTATCGTTGCTAAAAGTCGATTCT GTTCGTCCGTCCAATAACATCGTGGTGAAGAGTCGCGGCAGTCCGAGATTCCCTAACTTACATAAAGCGATATTGGAGTTCGATAGCGACAAATACGTCTGTAACGATTTGACAACATTAGAATGCGAATCGAAAACTGCTGAATTCAAAGAGTTATTGTTGAAAGAATTTCATCGAGTGTTGATGAGTGACAGCAAAGTGTTTACATCAGGCCTCGAGTCGCAGAACCCTTACGATGTCAAATACGATAGAGGGTATGTCAAGCAGCTTTCTAGAGGGGAAATATTATGCGCTCTTGGCCAAGTAGCTGTACGAACGGTTGAATCAGAAGATGAACCCTTTGCGAGCTTAGGTTATAGTATTCCGAAAGACCCGTTACAGAAACATCGTATGTTTAATACATGTGCGATTGTGACAAGCGCTGGAGCTCTTCTTGGATCGCGTTTAGGAGAGTTTATTG attCTCATGATATGGTTTTGAGATTCAATAATGCGCCGACAGACAATTACACAGAAGATGTTGGTTCTAAGACTACATTCCGTATACTTAATTCACAG GTCGCGACAAAACCAGAATTCAAATTTTTGAGTAATCCCATGTACAAAaacatttctataattatatggGACCCTGCGAATTATTCGTCACCCCTAGACGAGTGGTACCGCCATCCTGATTTTCCTGTTTTTCgagtttataaaaa ATTGCTTGAAGCGCAACCAGGAGCTGATGTTCATCTTCTGTACCCCCAAGTTTTATGGGATTTGTGGACTGTACTCCAAGATTCTTCGCCTTATCGGTTAAGAAGAAATCCACCATCTTCTGGATTTATAG GATTATGGTTCGCCGTTCACCGTTGCAACCGCATTCGTATGTTCGAGTATGTACCGTCGGTGCATGCAACGCGTCGCTGCCACTACCACGCGAGTGGCGACGACACCGGCTGCACGCTCGGCGCCTGGCACCCGCTCGCACAGGAGAAGGCTCTAGCGCACCGTATGAGTGACAACGCCGATCTTGACGTGTTTCAGCGAGGCTTCATTGACGTACCGGGAATAAAAGCTGTCCATTGTTAA
- the LOC126776051 gene encoding beta-galactoside alpha-2,6-sialyltransferase 2 isoform X1, which translates to MKAAAMSVWIFINLLCFGMCGYLYLIWSQYWMSLEKQRLFSKSHVTPQKNGISGISYQENFSENMISNTVLNVSLLKVDSVRKRSVVAFKTGQMLQWSNKSYGTQVRPSNNIVVKSRGSPRFPNLHKAILEFDSDKYVCNDLTTLECESKTAEFKELLLKEFHRVLMSDSKVFTSGLESQNPYDVKYDRGYVKQLSRGEILCALGQVAVRTVESEDEPFASLGYSIPKDPLQKHRMFNTCAIVTSAGALLGSRLGEFIDSHDMVLRFNNAPTDNYTEDVGSKTTFRILNSQVATKPEFKFLSNPMYKNISIIIWDPANYSSPLDEWYRHPDFPVFRVYKKLLEAQPGADVHLLYPQVLWDLWTVLQDSSPYRLRRNPPSSGFIGLWFAVHRCNRIRMFEYVPSVHATRRCHYHASGDDTGCTLGAWHPLAQEKALAHRMSDNADLDVFQRGFIDVPGIKAVHC; encoded by the exons ATGAAAGCAGCGGCGATGTCAGTCTGGATTTTTATCAATCTTCTTTGTTTTGGAATGTGTGGTTATTTATACTTGATATGGTCTCAATATTGGATGAGCTTAGAAAAACAAAGGCTATTTAGTAAATCTCATGTAACACCTCAGAAGAATGGCATATCAGGAATAAGTTATCAAGAGAATTTTTCAGAAAACATGATTTCAAACACAGTGTTAAATGTATCGTTGCTAAAAGTCGATTCTGTACGTAAAAGATCCGTAGTTGCTTTTAAAACTGGTCAAATGTTACAATGGTCTAATAAATCATATGGGACGCAGGTTCGTCCGTCCAATAACATCGTGGTGAAGAGTCGCGGCAGTCCGAGATTCCCTAACTTACATAAAGCGATATTGGAGTTCGATAGCGACAAATACGTCTGTAACGATTTGACAACATTAGAATGCGAATCGAAAACTGCTGAATTCAAAGAGTTATTGTTGAAAGAATTTCATCGAGTGTTGATGAGTGACAGCAAAGTGTTTACATCAGGCCTCGAGTCGCAGAACCCTTACGATGTCAAATACGATAGAGGGTATGTCAAGCAGCTTTCTAGAGGGGAAATATTATGCGCTCTTGGCCAAGTAGCTGTACGAACGGTTGAATCAGAAGATGAACCCTTTGCGAGCTTAGGTTATAGTATTCCGAAAGACCCGTTACAGAAACATCGTATGTTTAATACATGTGCGATTGTGACAAGCGCTGGAGCTCTTCTTGGATCGCGTTTAGGAGAGTTTATTG attCTCATGATATGGTTTTGAGATTCAATAATGCGCCGACAGACAATTACACAGAAGATGTTGGTTCTAAGACTACATTCCGTATACTTAATTCACAG GTCGCGACAAAACCAGAATTCAAATTTTTGAGTAATCCCATGTACAAAaacatttctataattatatggGACCCTGCGAATTATTCGTCACCCCTAGACGAGTGGTACCGCCATCCTGATTTTCCTGTTTTTCgagtttataaaaa ATTGCTTGAAGCGCAACCAGGAGCTGATGTTCATCTTCTGTACCCCCAAGTTTTATGGGATTTGTGGACTGTACTCCAAGATTCTTCGCCTTATCGGTTAAGAAGAAATCCACCATCTTCTGGATTTATAG GATTATGGTTCGCCGTTCACCGTTGCAACCGCATTCGTATGTTCGAGTATGTACCGTCGGTGCATGCAACGCGTCGCTGCCACTACCACGCGAGTGGCGACGACACCGGCTGCACGCTCGGCGCCTGGCACCCGCTCGCACAGGAGAAGGCTCTAGCGCACCGTATGAGTGACAACGCCGATCTTGACGTGTTTCAGCGAGGCTTCATTGACGTACCGGGAATAAAAGCTGTCCATTGTTAA
- the LOC126775588 gene encoding transmembrane protein 43 homolog, translating into MGWNAVVNQFKQTWLTTLLSLVLFSGVTYFLVWSECQTIQSNLMLDEVVFAAESIDVHTKDEAERYEGRVVHIIGPLRVLEPISEPDYNIHVQAVKLRKRVQMYQWIEETIETDNFLSEPADETQKTYWYHKDWRDYVVDSALFYIRPGHHNPTSMPMFSETHIAEYVKIGWMSLGLDVKRKVNDYYEIWSDTRPDRSDIKLHSGFYYHGNSALEHEIGDLRIHFSYAGREDDIYTAVGLVERGVLQPYSPKNFPTADPLSLMRKGSYSLKHLYDLEKSHANTHTWKYRLLGLIQVFASAMTLHPEWLTLFMQSHWISNNLRRCTRVWTNLVLSFSYTLLIISIPWFLHKPSFGAIVLGVAILPILHYSNLLTRDQPGARYTRWEDR; encoded by the exons ATGGGTTGGAACGCTGTTGTTAATCAGTTTAAGCAAACTTGGCTCACTACACTTCTCAGTCTAGTTTTATTTTCTGGTGTGACCTATTTCTTAGTTTGGTCTGAG TGTCAAACTATTCAAAGCAATCTGATGCTCGATGAGGTGGTATTTGCAGCTGAGAGTATTGATGTTCACACAAAGGATGAAGCAGAGCGTTATGAAGGTCGAGTAGTACATATTATAGGACCTTTAAGGGTACTCGAACCTATCTCAGAACCAGATTATAATATTCACGTACAGGCTGTGAAGCTAAGGAAGAGGGTTCAAATGTACCAATGGATTGAGGaaacaat AGAAACAGATAATTTCTTAAGTGAGCCAGCCGATGAAACTCAAAAGACTTACTGGTATCATAAGGACTGGAGAGATTATGTGGTCGACTCTGCACTGTTCTATATCAGACCTGGTCATCATAATCCAACATCTATGCCCATGTTTAGTGAAACACACATTGCTGAATATGTCAAAATTGGCTGGATGAGTCTAG gcTTAGATGTTAAGCGTAAAGTAAATGATTACTATGAAATATGGTCGGACACTAGACCTGATCGAAGTGATATCAAACTGCATTCTGGATTCTATTATCATGGAAACAGCGCCCTGGAACATGAAATAGGTGATCTACGAATTCATTTCTCTTATGCCGGACGAGAGGATGACATT TACACAGCAGTTGGTTTAGTTGAGAGAGGTGTTCTTCAACCATACAGCCCAAAGAATTTTCCGACAGCAGATCCATTGTCTCTGATGCGGAAAGGCTCATATAGCTTGAAACATTTATATGATCTAGAGAAAAGTCATGCAAACACCCACACTTGGAAGTACAGATTGCTGGGCTTAATACAAGTGTTTGCATCCGCTATGACATTACATCCAGAATGGCTAACACTTT tcatgCAAAGCCATTGGATTTCAAACAACTTGAGACGCTGCACAAGAGTTTGGACTAATTTAGTTCTTTCCTTTTCATATACACTGCTCATAATATCAATACCATG GTTTCTTCATAAACCGTCGTTCGGAGCCATTGTGCTCGGTGTGGCTATACTGCCCATACTCCACTATTCGAATTTGCTAACACGTGACCAGCCTGGTGCACGATATACAAGATGGGAAGACCGTTAA
- the LOC126775759 gene encoding transcription termination factor 5, mitochondrial-like, translating into MYLKIIAQTVKKTICASPNISIFSKCRFYHEAPFIKLYKEVSGQSVSENFLLELQKKNPKIFNLTEEQIQYTLQILSKFSITAEDACLDPHVFCMNHLLMDNYGEILRECNFTVILPKHIIRYHTLVKSRTISQLKKEGLLKEELNLEQFLLNFFYDWPRDQIKLMNFPESSTNILTIRMRILEQYLQHKFCITPEEFQKYCKNYLPLKHRPMCDIKEALYIAQNDIKFNIDTIRRNGFIISSDPTNTKLILENVNSIGDLDIREAIKVEPAILKNHYQAVLKIKKILQDFNISSDAQRLCLKVYCMRPSTVQERLEYLVKLKEYQVLSTNPRVLYMVVHERKMMNRLGKIQAAKKQCYSLNHLVASTKVFNTYINSFGNKVCSRDVAVLISSSLRVAGITNKSVLHKLKRHKYWLHTALNVIGENIQMLKRGFADDVIFENCQILLYPVHEVEQYIEFLMKIRDGDSSIKETSKVEVDTTYNNLNWRIVTDNQILSLVLYEIEKKYHFSGDGIWNKLDGSKSNTHLLNQKLKQNSMS; encoded by the exons atgtatttaaaaataatagcacaaactgttaaaaaaactatatgtgCGTCACCCAACATATCAATATTTTCCAAATGTAGATTTTATCATGAAGCACCATTTATAAAACTCTATAAAGAAGTTTCtg GTCAATCAGTATCTGAAAACTTTCTTCTTGAACTACAAAAAAAGAATCCAAAAATTTTTAACCTCACTGAAGAGCAAATACAATATACTTTACAGATATTAAGCAAATTTAGTATAACTGCAGAGGATGCATGCCTTGATCCACATGTATTTTGTATGAACCATTTATTAATGGACAATTATGGAGAGATTTTAAGAGAATGTAACTTTACAGTTATACTTCCTAAGCATATAATAAG ATATCATACCTTGGTCAAATCACGAACAATATCCCAGTTAAAAAAAGAAGGATTGTTAAAAGAAGAACTTAATCTAGAACAATTTTTACTCAATTTCTTTTATGATTGGCCTAGagatcaaataaaattgatgaatTTTCCAGAATCCAGTACCAACATct taacaatACGAATGAGGATTTTGGAACAATACTTGCAACATAAATTTTGCATAACTCCGGAAGAATTTCAAAAGTATTGTAAAAACTATTTACCTCTAAAACATCGACCTATGTGTGACATTAAGGAAGCATTGTATATAGCACAGAACgacattaaatttaacatagaTACCATTAGAAGAAATGGATTTATCATTTCATCGGATCCTACAAATACAAAACTTATTTTGGAGAATGTCAATTCAATCGGTGATTTAGATATAAGAGAAGCTATTAAAGTGGAACCAGCTATATTAAAAAACCATTATCaagctgtattaaaaataaaaaaaatattgcag gattttaacatttcaagtgACGCACAAAGACTCTGTTTGAAAGTGTATTGCATGCGTCCTAGCACAGTTCAAGAGCGGTTGGAGTATTTGGTGAAACTAAAAGAGTATCAAGTGTTGTCAACGAATCCAAGA GTTCTTTATATGGTTGTACATGAACGGAAAATGATGAATCGTTTAGGTAAAATCCAAGCAGCTAAGAAACAATGCTACAGTCTCAATCATCTCGTTGCCTCCACAAAAGTGTTCAATAC gtatataaatagttttggcAACAAAGTGTGTAGTAGAGACGTTGCAGTCTTAATAAGTTCGTCCCTTCGCGTGGCAGGAATCACTAATAAGTCAGTGCTGCATAAATTGAAACGTCACAAATATTGGCTTCACACCGCTTTGAACGTTATTGGCGAGAACATACAAATGCTGAAGAGGGGATTCGCTGATGACGTCATATTCGAAAACTGTCAAATACTCCTGTACCCCGT cCATGAAGTGGAGCAATACATAGAATTCCTAATGAAAATTCGCGATGGCGACTCTTCTATAAAAGAAACTAGCAAAGTCGAAGTAGACACaacttataataacttaaactgGCGGATAGTAACCGACAACCAGATACTAAGTCTAGTTTTGTATGAAATAGAAAAGAAATACCACTTCAGTGGCGATGGTATTTGGAATAAATTAGATGGCAGCAAAAGCAACACACACTTGTTAAATCAAAAACTGAAACAAAATTCAATGAGTTGA